Within the Aspergillus luchuensis IFO 4308 DNA, chromosome 5, nearly complete sequence genome, the region TGACGTGGACATCCAATACACGAGATGATGGGTTGGTAAATATATTCCGAGGTCAGGATagttttcttattcttcttcggggAACGACAACACAGCAGGATCGAGAGCATGACCAGAGATAGATGCGCCGTTCAGCCACCGAGCGACAACGCGGGCACCAATCGCCGCAGTGGCAGGACACACTGCATCAAGAAATATCTAGGTTGCTAGCCTGGAAAAGGGCCTGTCACAGAAATTTAAATGTACCGCCAATGTACTGTCGTCACATTGAATAATAGAGCCAATGGTGGTGGTTCACCGCTTCTACAATCTCTGACAGTTTAAGCGGGAAATTCACCCTAATCAATCTATCTTACTGTATGATGGCTTAAATCAACGGTGAACATACATCAGTCCTATTCAGGAGAACATGGGAATATGATATAGATCCCTTGTAGCAGAGGGTGGTCATCATCCGACCTCCTAGCAACAACCGATATTCGCGCCTGCATAAACTCGCGCGTTGCAACTAGCGAAGCACCAACGATCGCCCCCGAATCTGCAATTCGCCGAAGAGTCCATTGAAGGGGCGACGTTCTGGCGAGAGCTGAATACCAATGTTGTGCGAACGTCACGGATCAGAGTACCATATCCCAGACCCTTTGGGCATACGAGATGCTGCTCCACACCAACACGAGATGCATCGCGTACAGGCTCGGATGCCAGtgtcccaccacccccaaacgCTCGGGAACCTGCGCAGCACAGCCGGCCGCCGCCAATAAATTCCACGTAGTAGTTCGGACGAGACTAACGGTCAATGATGGTGGACTTTTCTGTGTCTGCAGTGCATGAAATGATGGTACCAATGCCCAAAACCCAAGCCAGAGGCAATCCCAGTGAAAGCTGCTCCGTGCCATCGACGCGTCTGAGGTCTGAGCGAGGATTGCGCTGATCTTGCCGATGGCCAGGCTGGTCAAGCCGGAAAGGTAGACAGAGCGGAGGTAGGTTTGCTGCCGATAGGTCGCAGCGATACTAGGGACAGCCGTAGTGTAGATCAGGGCCATGGTGCCTGCCATTTGAAAGTTCCCCCAAGGTGCAGTTTTGTCCCCGTCAAAGATCCATAATGACTGACAAATCAGGTTGGACAGCTCCCAGAGCAACACTCCTATACTGTAGAACATAACCACCTGTGCCCTGGGAATGGCGCTGGGAGACTTGGGGAAATGatacagaaagaaggaaaccaCGAAACAGACGAAGTAGGAAATCCCAAACAGATGTATGAGACCAAGAATCAAGCCATCGCGATAAGAGATCTGGGCGTCGAAGTCCATCGTTGGTGTATCGTAAGGTacgaggggatgatgaggcaaAATCTCGACGGATCTTTCGGGTTAGATATCCACTGCGCTGTCCACATGGTTCCAGAGCGAACGACCACGGATTCTTTTAAATCATCACGAACATGGGAAGCCCGTACTGTAGCTTATGAAGACTTTCTCTAGTTTGGCATGGGGAAGCACgtcacctccccatctccgaaGTTATCGAGGGCCATGCGGGTCAATACGGTTCACCAATAGGACAGCCGTTGACCAATCTCCGCAGACCCGATCAAATCAGTCGACCGTATGCTATGAGACCAATTATCGCATGGTCGTCCGCATTGGTATTTGCCAATTCGCGAGCCAGGCCCTTTGAAAGAGGAGGACCAAAACCTGTCTTATTGTACGGCTCCGAGTGCCCAACGGCCATCAAATCTGCCTATTTTCTTGCATAATGTTTTGTGTGCTTCCAGTCTGTCCCTCAGCCTCACGTATCTCCTAATACCTCCTGCCTTATCATTACGGCTTCGGCAAGATGAGGTCCGCCTTGAGGCAAGGCGCGTGCGCCTCAGAATATGGAACCGGTGCTCAGTGACTTGAGGGTACAGTAAGGTCTATTGAATGGCCTCAGTTGCTTTCTTCGTTGGACCACTGAGCTGCACATACCGGACTACCTCTTCGAATGAAAATGGATGGCACAAATGTAATGGTTTGGAGCCACTTCCGACTCGGGGACATATATAAGGCCCGAACCCCCATCCGAACCAAATCGTCAACCATGGCATGGCTGGACCTCACGCAAGACGCCACGGGCTGGTCCCTGGTCGACACGGGGCGGATGAACGAGATCGTGCAGGACATGAGTCATCCGGCCACGCAGTATCCTTCCCTGATTTCCTTCGTCGGCAACGATAATCGCATGCTGGCTCTACGCTCGCTTTTCCCCCAGAATAACGTTCTTCGCAGAAGCTCAGCGGGAGTAATCCGACTACACCTCAGCATCACTACCGCCCACACCGAATATCCGATCTGGTTCGCAGAGAGCAGGCTCCAGGATCTACCAGTGGTCGGTGAATGCTCCAAGCCCCCAGGGAAAGATGGCGTTCATCGATATTCCATCAACAGGACTCAGTTTCCTACCACCGATGTGACGGGTTCACTTCTGACGAGACTGGTGTTCCCGTGGATGCATGTCGTCTGTTTCTTTGTGGATGGGCTGGCGGGATTGGAGAGAACCAAGAGCCTGCTGGAAGCATTACGAAGTCGGATACAGGCCGGGGCGTCTTCCGCCCCAGCTCGTATGCGCGTGATTGTGGTTCTCACAAGACCAACCGCCGTCTACAAAGCAGACCCTGTGGAGGAGCTCCAGGCCGTTCGGAGCGTCACGGACCCGGATCATGTATCATTGTCGGTGGTCGACCTTCGAGGCCGCCATCGGCTTTCAGGTCCGGCATTATTCGCTCCGTTGCAACGTCAGGTCCTTGATGAGCTCCAGCTCAGCCGGACTGAGCGACTTCAGCGGGGGTTGCTCTTCTCGGCAGCCCACCAGGCCTTCCTTTGGCACCGTTCACTTCCAGGGTTACTCCACTCCGCTGCTCGCCGGGTggatggtcttcttctctctcgggAGAGACTGCCTGTCAGTGGAGTATTCAGCGAAGGCTTGACGGAACTTCTGGTGCAGTCACGCACGCTAAAGTGTCCGATTCAAGAAATCTATTCATTCATGGCGTCCGCTCTGTTGACGGACGCCTATCCTCCTGGAATGCACCGTAAGTAGGGCTAGTCCAGGActgcctcaccaccatgggccCCGCACTGACAGAAACAGAGTTCCGACCGGACCATGTCTTTGATACGTTGTACCGAGATATCTGCGCTAGAGCTTGGAGAACCGTTGGAGATCCCGATGGCAGCGGACACAATGACGCCATCCGTAGTTATTTCGCTGAACAGTTCCGCCGTCTCAGCCCGGTGCACACCTCACGCGCTATCCGCCAGGACGAATTGATTCGCTTCGGTCGACGGTGGTCTGCTCTGACCTTACCCACGGCGTGTGTCTTCTGTCTTGGTCGATGGGCCGAGCATCAGACCCCTTGTCGACATGGCATATGTGATACCTGCGTGACGATGTTTGGCCAGCGGGCCCGCGGCGTGGAATACCACCGAGACCTTGCCCAGTGTCCCCTGTGTCAGGGCGCTCTTCAGTTGACGGTCCGTCAACTACCACCGACCAAGCGCCCAGTCGTGCTGGCCCTCGATGGCGGCGGGATTCGGGGAATGGTCACCTTAGGCCTGTTGCGAGCGCTGGAGCAACGGCTTGCCGGCGCCATCACGCTGCCGGAGATCCCAGATCTAACCGCGGGCACCAGTGTTGGTAAGTCGCACCCTCTTTTGCCGTCATGGGCGGTCTGTCTGATTTGGATGCAAAAAGCTCCAGCATGGTGACTAACTCGCCGAGAGCAGGTTCCGTTATCGGGACCGATCAGgtctacaacaacacctcggCCGCAGAAGCATGTCGAAGATTTCTCGACTTGGCGCAATGCATATTCCAGCCTGCCTGCTCCCTTTCCCGAATATGGCCTTGGTTGGGCTGCGTCCTGAATCTGGTGCGAGATGCTGCCTACGACTCCGGTGCGTTAGAGCGAACGCTCCAACAGGTCTGTCAGCAGGGGCGTCGGGTGTTTGATGTGATGCCGCCATTGGCGGCAGGACGTCGTCTCGCCATCGTTGCAAGCCGTATCTCTGACGGCAGGCCGGTTGTCTTCCCCAATTACCGTGGATTGAGGCACGGATCTGTTGACTTAGCGTACCAAAGGATCGTCCCGCACGGCGAGAGCCAGAATCCGTCGTTAGTGGATGGGTGAGTTTTCCTCGAGCTTGTGTACAGAGTTATTGTTCACGAAACTGACAAAATTAGCCTCAAATGCAGTACTGCAGCTCCCTGGTAGGAGACCTTCTCAATTCCTCAATTTTGCAGCAGTTTGTCTCTTGCTGACCCGACATAGGATTTTCCCATCCCAGTACTTGTTCGAAATTGACGTTCTGCAGGATGGAGGCGTCCGTGCCAACAACCCGCACGGGATTGCTCAGGAGGAATGTCGAATTATCTGGCCATCCGCGCAGACACACGACCTACTGATATCCGTGGGCACGGGATACGTCCCACCGGCCGAGGAGGGGACCGATTCGGCCCAGCATGGTTGCAGCTTCCTACAAGACAAAGCGCCCTTCCGATTGTGGCGCGCGTACAACTCCTCCCCCTGTATGGACGGTGTAGAAGCCTTCAAGGAGGGATTAAATCATgtaccccatcccctccggACCCGTATCTTCCGGCTGGACCACGCTCTCGCCGATCTACCACGACTGGACGATGTGACGAGGGTCGCAGAACTCGCCAAGGAGCCGTACACGGTCCCAGACCAACTCGTGCGAGCAGTGCTCGCCAcgtgcttcttctttgaattAGACGAAGGTCCGACGAGGGCACCGGGCCAATACGTTTGTCGAGGATCGGTCCTATGTGCGCGCCGCGAGCCACGGCGGATTATAGAGCGCGTGTTGGTGGATTTCCCGGGCGCAGAGCTGCAGACCGGCGGCGGGGAGCACTTGGGTCGGtcggacgatgatgatggatgtatggTCTGTGGATACTACCGCAAAAAGGTTCTGTTCCACGTGGCCAGTCTGGATGAAGAAATATCGATCATGCTCAAGGGGTCGTCGGGTCAGCAGCCAATCGGCGGGTTTCCAGCCACTGTACGGCagtttctccacctccagcaaTCGGATGCTGTATTTGGGCGATCCGATCACCAAATTGACCAGTGGCCGCCGCACAGGATGTGTTACTGTCCGCGAGGTGTTAAACGGGTTCGTTTCGCCGAGCCAGCCCCGTCCCGGAAGAAACGGAGGGTGTAGAGCAGCGACCACAACTCGCAGTGGTTAGTCACAGTCTTAGTTTACACCATCTTTACTACTTTGCATTACCGTGTATAGGAGAATGcgatgaatgaaagaaacaGGCTCATACTATTGTACAgttcgatggatggatggattatATTGTTTATCTTGACCCCCTGCAAAATGAAGCGATATGCGGATTACCTACAACTATGTCTTACCCGTTGTGTCTACTTGGTATTTCAggaatgttgttgatctaGGCATGTTTCACCTGAAGTCTAGAATATCGCTGAAATAAGGTgcgaaagacaaagaaaaaatcaTATTGATGCGATAGTGCTTTTGCCGGCAAAGATCGCATTGCTGAGCCCGTCCAGCAGGAGCTGGCCCAGTAGTGACCAACCAACTATACGTCTGTAAGTAGTTCATCATAGGTTGGAGGGCTAAGGGCGAATGATGTAGCCGACTAGCTCAGCCCTCCAACTAACTCCAACGCTGCCTCTCCAGCCTCCCAGGAATACCACAGCACTAGGTACTCATCGGAGGAACTACCATCAGAGATCACCTTCCGCTTGGCAATCACTCGAATTGGGTTTATCCGGCCTTTCGGTGTGTTCTAATCCAGTCTCAGAAACTCGTCGATCACCAGCAAATGAATAGGGGGCGTCTCAGGCGCTTGTGCCACTTATCACCTACGGGAATATAACCCtcgctctcttcctcgagttCATCGCCATGGTCTGACAGAGTCTCCGAGTCGGACACGATAAAGTCACGGTCTTCAGTGTtttcagaaagaagaggactaTCGGTCGACCAGGAATCTTCGTGTTCCGATCCGCTGCATAGGGCAGgagtcatcttctccaatagCACGCCGGCCTCCAGAGGAATGTACTGGATTCAGGATGGTACAGTGGTCACCCGCAAAGGAATGAGCTTCCGATTTGTTGGTAGTTATCTGGGAAACAATGAGACGTTTGGCGCTTGGAACGATAACCTATGATGGTGAAACTAGTGGGCGGGTAAATAtcagaaaaagagagaaaaaaaaaaaaaaaaaaaaaaaaaaaaaactaaatcCAGAGTCAAATGGGGCCCAGCAGGAGCTGGAACCTATACCCCTGGGGAGCTCGGGCATTCCCCCCACCCAATTACTTTCAGTTATCCTCCGCTTTCTGGTTCATTGGTGCATATCATGGCGGGTAATCAGCGATAGACGGCTTGTCAAAAGATCAGGTAGGTCAGCGGGCAGGAAGTACACCGAAGCACTCACGGTTTCGTTTTCGGATACGTGGCTATTGTCTGGGTATCCGTGCTAGAACGAACTGGCGCTGACTCACACAGACCCACTCGCTGCGTTAACACATGCAATAGGATTACAAATAGCTCCTATTACCGATAACCTATAGCCGCTGTGGTTCAAAGCGGGGATAATCACACGGCCTTCATATGCGGAAACACCATCAATGGCATTCAGTAGACCGGAAAGCGTGATACCTCTGGATGTCTTGTTTCTCTCTGAGTATACCTCAACCTCGGTGTTCATTACGGAGATTCAAAACGAAGGCAACGCATACAGATCCCCCTGTCATGCAAGCCTGGTCACAGCGCTTCAAAGCGGAGTGAGATACGTAAATGGTGGGCTTCAGGCGCTAGCTACATGTACGTCGCCAAGCATATGATCGGCCTGAGAACCACGGTATCAGCACAATGTGTGGCCGTCGGAACCCTGCCACCGCTCGATCCCAGCATTGTCTAACTCAGGATACAATTGCGTGGTCCTATTTACCGCtggaaatggaagaagcggTTATCATACAAAACAATAGATGTCAGAAGGTCTTTGACTGTGATTGACTACAGCAAAAATCTTTCCCCTGACACTTCCAGAAATCGTACGTTTAGCCGTTTCATTGTGGCGTAGGGAAGGGTTGAAGGGCGTGATTGAAGTTTCTGTGACAGTCTGTGCGGCTGCATAGGCACCGTATTAGATGATGGTAGCATCCATTCAGTTCACCCTTTTTGACCAGTATGATGCCCCACTTTGGGGTGATAACGGGAATCGGCGTGACAGGTTGATAATCATTAGGAAATTTCGTAGCGTTGGGATGGGGCTGCAGGCAATAACCCTCCTCCATAATTAGCAGCTATCCCGCACAGTTCATGCTTGCTAGTAACTGGTGCTATAAGACTTCTATCCTACAGCTGGCGCCTCGCAAATCCCGGCTAGCACACGCTGACCAATGCGGCCAATCG harbors:
- a CDS encoding uncharacterized protein (TransMembrane:7 (o12-38i50-73o85-103i115-133o145-164i176-195o207-224i)), translating into MDFDAQISYRDGLILGLIHLFGISYFVCFVVSFFLYHFPKSPSAIPRAQVVMFYSIGVLLWELSNLICQSLWIFDGDKTAPWGNFQMAGTMALIYTTAVPSIAATYRQQTYLRSVYLSGLTSLAIGKISAILAQTSDASMARSSFHWDCLWLGFWALVPSFHALQTQKSPPSLTVSLVRTTTWNLLAAAGCAAQVPERLGVVGHWHPSLYAMHLVLVWSSISYAQRVWDMVL
- a CDS encoding patatin-like phospholipase family protein (COG:O;~EggNog:ENOG410PN65;~InterPro:IPR001841,IPR016035,IPR002641,IPR017907;~PFAM:PF01734;~go_process: GO:0006629 - lipid metabolic process [Evidence IEA]), with translation MKMDGTNVMVWSHFRLGDIYKARTPIRTKSSTMAWLDLTQDATGWSLVDTGRMNEIVQDMSHPATQYPSLISFVGNDNRMLALRSLFPQNNVLRRSSAGVIRLHLSITTAHTEYPIWFAESRLQDLPVVGECSKPPGKDGVHRYSINRTQFPTTDVTGSLLTRLVFPWMHVVCFFVDGLAGLERTKSLLEALRSRIQAGASSAPARMRVIVVLTRPTAVYKADPVEELQAVRSVTDPDHVSLSVVDLRGRHRLSGPALFAPLQRQVLDELQLSRTERLQRGLLFSAAHQAFLWHRSLPGLLHSAARRVDGLLLSRERLPVSGVFSEGLTELLVQSRTLKCPIQEIYSFMASALLTDAYPPGMHQFRPDHVFDTLYRDICARAWRTVGDPDGSGHNDAIRSYFAEQFRRLSPVHTSRAIRQDELIRFGRRWSALTLPTACVFCLGRWAEHQTPCRHGICDTCVTMFGQRARGVEYHRDLAQCPLCQGALQLTVRQLPPTKRPVVLALDGGGIRGMVTLGLLRALEQRLAGAITLPEIPDLTAGTSVGSVIGTDQVYNNTSAAEACRRFLDLAQCIFQPACSLSRIWPWLGCVLNLVRDAAYDSGALERTLQQVCQQGRRVFDVMPPLAAGRRLAIVASRISDGRPVVFPNYRGLRHGSVDLAYQRIVPHGESQNPSLVDGLKCSTAAPWIFPSQYLFEIDVLQDGGVRANNPHGIAQEECRIIWPSAQTHDLLISVGTGYVPPAEEGTDSAQHGCSFLQDKAPFRLWRAYNSSPCMDGVEAFKEGLNHVPHPLRTRIFRLDHALADLPRLDDVTRVAELAKEPYTVPDQLVRAVLATCFFFELDEGPTRAPGQYVCRGSVLCARREPRRIIERVLVDFPGAELQTGGGEHLGRSDDDDGCMVCGYYRKKVLFHVASLDEEISIMLKGSSGQQPIGGFPATVRQFLHLQQSDAVFGRSDHQIDQWPPHRMCYCPRGVKRVRFAEPAPSRKKRRV